One Carya illinoinensis cultivar Pawnee chromosome 5, C.illinoinensisPawnee_v1, whole genome shotgun sequence genomic window, GGAGAAAGAACTAATTCAGGCAGCCTGCATGTGTCGATACCAACATATATGTAAGACCCACTTGCATGTTAGGCCTCGACCTGCCAATAATGTGGATTCAAAAGCGGCCAGTGCAttaattagtaatataattaaatgaattaaattaagtttaaaATTGTTGGAGCCAATCTCGGCCAGCTTATGATCATCTAGTGGTTTTGTAATGGCCAAGTTtccttttatattatatttattccaAAATCTTCTTTAGTAGAAAAAATCAAGCGGTATATATAGCATGTAGAAAATTAATTTAACGAATGATATATAGgaattacaattttaaaaattatccgATTAATGCATAGATATCGCACTCGTGATTGTCATATTTTCCACTGAGATATATAGCCTTAAAGCAAATCGAGCTACCGCCCGCCCAATGCAGTCGCTGCAAGTAGTGAATATATATGGTTTGACATGCAAACCAATGTGATTAATTGACTAAAAGTTTACGACTAGAAAAACCAGCACGGGGTATGTGCATTTTCACACCCAAAACCAATGGAATCAGAGGCAAGGTGGGGAAGGGGTTGTTAGCAACTTAGCATAAGGATGtgttttttttactatttacaaTATAATAACTTTGTGCATTTTCAACTTTCTTAAAACCTGTATCGGCAGGGTATACAATTAGTCCGCAGCTCTCGTTAGTCTCGGTGGGTGTAGCAGCAtcttttggaaaaataaatatactatatataatctttttgtaaatatatttttacacatttgattatatatatttatataaaaaaattataacttaaataGATTATAGATAAATCCAATACTATACTaatatgtattaattattaaaaaataagtaatgtacttatactataatataagtatatactataatataaatagattaatatatagtttaatatatgtaaagatcatattattattaacatagaTAATACATAAACCAAAAAAAGGGGATCAGACTAGACCGAAACTTAAAAAACTATAAGTTTCGGTCTCAGTGATGAATCTATCTGATATcggttcttaaatttttaaaaactaatatacaCTGGTTCGATTTTTAAAAAAGGTCCAAAATTAGACCAAACTGGACTGGTTACACCATATATTTGaatcataatttaaaatctATTCTCATTAGGTTAATACTAATATCATAAGGTGAATCCATAACTTAGTATATAACAAACAACTAATTCAGAGCATTGAGTCACTGCCCTTAATGACTAATGGGTCATGTATAATACGTTGCAACATACTATACCATACAAAATGGGAATCTTGACTAAAGAACGTGTCTACCATGATGGTACTGGTCAATACTGATCAGCCCCTTCCAAACTACTAGATTTTATCTAAAACAAATATGATCATATCACGTTCATAGAAAAGAAACAACCTTGAATTCCTTTACGATTGCAAAATCAAAAGCAATAATGCTCAACTACAACgagatttcaaaacaaaatctaaACAATTATACTTAATCTGATTCGGGGATAACCTCCAAATCTTGACCTAAACGCGTGGTAGGTTTCCGTGCTTGAACTTTTGTAGGGCCTGAGGAGGCAAAAGGATTAGGAGGCATGATTAATttatcttcttctccttccaacATTTGAACTACAAGTTTCATGGAAGGGCGATCCATTGGGTGCCATTGTATGCACCAAAATCCGACAATTGCAAGTTTCTCTACAATTTTAGTATATCCATCATCTTCGATAAAGActcttaactcttctttttgtTCTAAAAGATTATAAATCCATTTTGGAAAGTAGACCTTGCTAGTGCTTTCCGCTGTGACATCAACATTTCTCTTCCCTCCAACAATTTCAAGTAGCAACattccaaaactataaacatctGCTTTATAAGACACATTCCCAAAGTTTCTAGAGAACACTTCAGGTGCAATATACCCCATGGTCCCTCTGCCCGTAGTCATAGATACTACACTCTGATCCTTGGAACACAATTTTGCAAGACCAAAATCAGAAATTTTTGGATTAAAGTTATCGTCAAGCAAAACATTGTGGGGTTTGATGTCAAAATGGAGGATTTGGTGGTCACATCCTTGGTGAAGATATTCAATTCCTTTTGCAACGCCGATGGCAATATCTTGCAACTTGTCCCATCCAAGAAAACGCTTCTTGACATTTGCTGAAAATATGAACTTCTCTAGTGAGTAATTTGATAAAAACTCATAAACTAGTGCTCGCCTAAATCCATCAGCACAAAAGCCAACAAGGCGAACCACATTAACATGGTGAATTCTACCCATTATTCCCATTTCATTTATGAATTCTTCACCATTTTCCTTGGAACTGTTGTTCAGGATCTTCACGGCAACATGAATTTGATTGGAAAGTTTTCCTTTGAATACTGTACCGTATGCTCCTTGGCCCAACTTCTCTGCAAACtgatttgtaatctttttaATATCAGCATACGAGTATCTCGTCGGCTGGAAATTTCTATAATCCTCCAGGAACTTTTCAATCTTTGCCCGATATTCTTTTTCTACCATATCATTAATATAGAGACGTTGGAGAGCAAAGACCACCAGTAGTACAAGAAATGAACCTAAGACGGCACCTGCATATTGAAGAATCGTGAGTGATCAAGAAGTCCTATATCTCATGATTTTGCCCGATGATGAAAGTGTCATGATATAAACGAGGGACACTTACCAGCGGTGACTAGTTTTGTTGATGACGTACCTGCGAAATGTTTTAACATATCAGATTCTCATCATGCTTGTGAAATTAAAAAACAgggagattatttattattcacaACCGGCAtcggtttttatttattattattttctaattttagttttcttcCAAATTTTAGGAATAACGTGGAAACTTTTCTTTGGTGCAAAATTAAACacttcaatatatatagatatatatatatttaatttcatatttctttggtgcaaaattaaatttttgttaattaatgCAGAAAATTCGCCGCTGCAGATGAGCATTGGTAAGCTAGGCATTAATAAAAGTGTGAATAAATTGAGTACAAAGTTGTAAATTACATAGAATAGGATATATACCTTTCGCTTCATCTGGTGTTCTGGACCAATTCATGTAAATAGTTTCGCTGGATACCAAATAAGGTGGAATCGATCCAAGGTTATAAATCCTTTTACAAGGGGGTAAGGGAAAGCGGGTGATGGAATCTTCATAAGCCAAGGCATGAACTTGGTGGTTAGGGCCACTAAGACAAGAAATCCAGGTATTACTGTATTCATCCTCTTTCGTTTCTTTACGGGTACAATTGAAAAAGGCATAGTCAACTAAAGGGTAATCTGGATCTGGTGTGAACTGGAAAGGCGAGGAAGATAAATTGAGATGCGGAATATCTCTTAGAAAGCAACGGTGTGGATGATACAATTGGATTCTCCGAGATTTGTAGTCAATGTTTTCGACAAACAGTTCTACTGAATCCGGTAGGTGGAGCACCGTTTGGTTTTTATCAGTGCAGGACAGAA contains:
- the LOC122311460 gene encoding rust resistance kinase Lr10-like isoform X2, with product MAMMIISYFLFVVVFILPAHVQGRNECADSLQCASHGPAVRSPFRLKDRHPDHCDCRRGFLLSCTDKNQTVLHLPDSVELFVENIDYKSRRIQLYHPHRCFLRDIPHLNLSSSPFQFTPDPDYPLVDYAFFNCTRKETKEDEYSNTWISCLSGPNHQVHALAYEDSITRFPLPPCKRIYNLGSIPPYLVSSETIYMNWSRTPDEAKGTSSTKLVTAGAVLGSFLVLLVVFALQRLYINDMVEKEYRAKIEKFLEDYRNFQPTRYSYADIKKITNQFAEKLGQGAYGTVFKGKLSNQIHVAVKILNNSSKENGEEFINEMGIMGRIHHVNVVRLVGFCADGFRRALVYEFLSNYSLEKFIFSANVKKRFLGWDKLQDIAIGVAKGIEYLHQGCDHQILHFDIKPHNVLLDDNFNPKISDFGLAKLCSKDQSVVSMTTGRGTMGYIAPEVFSRNFGNVSYKADVYSFGMLLLEIVGGKRNVDVTAESTSKVYFPKWIYNLLEQKEELRVFIEDDGYTKIVEKLAIVGFWCIQWHPMDRPSMKLVVQMLEGEEDKLIMPPNPFASSGPTKVQARKPTTRLGQDLEVIPESD
- the LOC122311460 gene encoding rust resistance kinase Lr10-like isoform X1, which encodes MLGPQGITICICHLQMRFNFFILPAHVQGRNECADSLQCASHGPAVRSPFRLKDRHPDHCDCRRGFLLSCTDKNQTVLHLPDSVELFVENIDYKSRRIQLYHPHRCFLRDIPHLNLSSSPFQFTPDPDYPLVDYAFFNCTRKETKEDEYSNTWISCLSGPNHQVHALAYEDSITRFPLPPCKRIYNLGSIPPYLVSSETIYMNWSRTPDEAKGTSSTKLVTAGAVLGSFLVLLVVFALQRLYINDMVEKEYRAKIEKFLEDYRNFQPTRYSYADIKKITNQFAEKLGQGAYGTVFKGKLSNQIHVAVKILNNSSKENGEEFINEMGIMGRIHHVNVVRLVGFCADGFRRALVYEFLSNYSLEKFIFSANVKKRFLGWDKLQDIAIGVAKGIEYLHQGCDHQILHFDIKPHNVLLDDNFNPKISDFGLAKLCSKDQSVVSMTTGRGTMGYIAPEVFSRNFGNVSYKADVYSFGMLLLEIVGGKRNVDVTAESTSKVYFPKWIYNLLEQKEELRVFIEDDGYTKIVEKLAIVGFWCIQWHPMDRPSMKLVVQMLEGEEDKLIMPPNPFASSGPTKVQARKPTTRLGQDLEVIPESD